The segment CCTCAACATTTGACCTACCTTTGACCCGTGTTTGCACCTGAGTTTTGGCTATCTTTGCCAAGCACAAGCCCAGGGCACCTTGTGACAAAACCACAAAGACCACTTATCACCCGCCAAGCTCCAGGAGAATAAATCCACAATTATGCCACATACAGCATCAATCTAACATGGCTTTTAAGACAATACTGCCTCAGGgtgtctatgtgtgtttttaaaaatctattaaatttacaattaaGGGTAGCGTTACACTGCAATAACATTCTTTTCTGGGTCTAATTACCACAATTATACTGGTAGCAGATCTTTAGAAGATTCTATCCACAAAGGGAAAGATATGCTGTGTTTGAGTGCCTGATTGCTTGCACACAAGATGTGGCTTGTATTGGCTTTTTGCCTTAAGAACAGATAATCCACATGTGTCAGTGATTGAGGAGGTACAAATCCCacagtaacagacacacaggtgGCACTGGAAAGAAACGGCATACCAGTCTagatttctctctttccctctctctctctgtctctctctctctctctctgacttacTTGGTCAATTACCATGCAAGGCTGAGTCAGAAGGGCAACCTCCCTCTGCACGGCTCAGATACAGGTATGCGTGAGACCTGCAACACCCAACACACAGCTACCTCTCTTGTATCCAACTCTTTCCAACATACACCACATCCTGTTTGAGTGACAATGTCTCAGTCAAGTAATGAATTGAGGTGTGTGCCATTACTGCCGTTGCATGTGTACTATCTCTCAAGCGGAAAGAGTGTTAATTATCCTGGCAGGAACTGTAACTGTTGAAACTAAAGCAACTAACCAATGATTTATAGTCAAATGACTAACAAAGATACATATTGGCAGtatctaaatatattttaaccCTCAAAGAGCAGAGGCAGACTTGTTGTTAAGCTCTGCCAACTAAAAAGTAACAAGGAAACTTTATTTTCAACACTTTACCAAGTAGATTAAGGTTCCCAACCTGGAGGTTGTGACCCCTCAAGGAGTCGCAAGATACATCTGAAGGGTCGGCAGATTGTTAtgggaatagtttgacattatgGGAAATATTCTTATTCACTTtcctgcagagtcaggtgagtAGGTCGATACCGCTCTCATGTTTGTGCGGTTAATATGTAGGTGGAgctagcagctggttagcttagctcagcacaaagactggaaacagggaaacagttGGACTGGCCCTGTCCAAATGTTACAAAATCTGCACATtggcacctctaaagctcactaattaacattttttcttgtttgagTAATTGGTAGAAAAACcaaagtgtgaaaacaacaaTTCAACATTATATGGGAGGGTTATGTGAAGGACTGTTTCTTGGCCAGTAAATTCCTGGAGTTTCTGTCAGTTTCCTGGCAACTGGTCCCAGCCAGGCTAGTCATCTCCCcgtgttttcagtctttatgttaagctaagctaagcggCCACTGgctccagctctatatttagcacacaaacatgacagTAGTATCTACCTTCTCATTTAATTCCCAGCAGGTGTATTTAGCAAAGTGTtggactattcctttaacaagataggaaagaagatgaaaaatatttttgcaacaaaaaatgacatgtattttttttgttttttttctaactaTTAAAATCCAACGATCTGAGACAGGAACATCAGTCTGGAATGATCACAGCTCAGAGACATGCCACCTATGATAATAAATCGCAAACAGGTATAGCTGGAAGATTAACATTAACTCTGGTATTGTTAAGAGAACTTTAGATGTTCTGGTTCATAGATCCTTGTGTCTTTTATGTTAAATCAGGTGGGTGGCGTCGATGATGATGGCTGAATGCACGCCAagttttatgttatgttgtgtcTTGATGTACATTGTTTTATGTGACCTTGGGTTTTAGCATTTGttttatgtacagtatctttacaatatgttgtatgtattttattatgtatCATATGGTGTTTAACAAATTTCCCCTCAGGGACAAAAAAGTTAAGTTGAAGTTGaagggtcacaagccaaaaaggagGGGAACTAGAGGACTGTGGAACTTCAAAACTTTACAAAATCTACTCACTGTTCACGATTGATTTATAGAAAAATCAATCATCCCTtggtatataaaaaaaattgaacagGTTCAACATGGTATAATGGCAAACACGCATTTTCAGAGCCAAGGCCCTTTCCACAAGTGCTTTATCTGCCAAGCTTAAAAAGACATGTCAGGCGTTTGACAGctgagaaaacacaacactgtgcTCAAGGATATCAGTGGAAGCTGGATGAATACCTGTATCTTCCTGCTTAGGAATCAGAGGATTTAGGTGGCGGTGAAAGCTTGTCAGAGATGACACACAAAAGCCTTGTTGTGCACCACTGAACAATTGCAATACCTTCAACTAAAGCGGCAATTATGATCAAGTTAAgactgatgatttaaaaaatggatcGTTCATTAATGCTGGCAATAATTCAGATATGTTACTGGCAGGGAGCCTAGTTCACACAGATAAGCAAGATAAGAGAGAACATGTAATAGATCTATCAAGATAAACCCTACACCCACTAGTAACATTGGTGCATCATGGCTGTGCTTCCTCATGTCTGTACGGTAGATATAAAACCACCACCAgaagacagttagcttagcttagcttagcacaaagactgaaggGAAACAGCTGGCTTTGTTAtgtctaaaggtaacaaaatctgcctaccagcacctttaaactcagtaataaacatgttataACTTGTTTTCTAAAATCGATAATCTCttgtcaaacttttcctttaaaagcattttttaagAACTGAGCTCAAAATAACCTGCTTTTTAATGACATCACTTTTGAGCTTTTTGCAGACTGAATTGCGTGCCATTACGTGCCCGCACACAGAACGCACTGTACCGCACATCTCATGAGAAAAGACAGCTAAAGCTTTGCTTCATGGGAAATACTTTGCCAAAGCCACAAGAGCTCTGTGTGGTAACAACACATCTCCTCTGACTCTCCCTCCCCTCCGTCTTCCACATCTGCCTCCCTGTCaggcagcagacacacagagagaaagaaatgaatcCCGTGTTAATGAAGTAGAACAAAATAAGGTGGATAGTGCTTGACTTCTATAACCATCCTAACGTGAGATCCTATTGTGCAACTGGGGTTCCTTTTCAGGTGCAGGCACGGGTAAAAATGCTCATGTGCGGCTGCCTGGGCTCTGGCAGGCTGAGACATCTATGAGGTGTTGACACATAGATCCTAACAGAACCCAACTGGCATGATGCACTGACATTTGCAACCAGGCATGACTATAATTGTGTGCTCTGTTACAGGAGAGAGATACTGTTTCTATCAGGTAAGGGGTGAGTCAGACTGTGTGTGACTGTTGTGCAAAGAAAACGTCAACCATAACTGTCCAAAAGTCAATTTTCCAGTGAAAATTAATTTGAGTCACTGTAGCTGGTCTGGCTCTGATGTGGCgaataaaattattattcaacCATTTCTAAATGTTGTTTGGTGCATGAAAGGGTCAaatgatttttgtcttttgaggCTCAGGATCGGTCCATGATGACCCTCAGTGACTCCTCAAGACTGACTTTGTtatggaaaaaatgtatttttttgtcataataaAAGTAGATCAGTAGATCAAGGTGATGAGTATCATTACATTTTCGTTTGACCTGGTTTTGACgataacaattaaaataagaGTGAGTTAAAAGTAACTGTAGGATTAACCAAAGCACTGTTAAATTTGAATTACTGCCGAATTAATCAACACTAAAAACATCAAAGCAGGAATCAATCTTGCGAAGTTtggtaaaaaataataatggctACATTTAAGTAACTATCGAATATTTACCAGAGTGCGCTTGTTTGCtcatttatatatgtttatctatttatttatttactattgaCTTACTTTACTTCAGgttcatttgtttctttgtgtaaCTATGACCATACTTCTTTGAGGGGTCCCCCAAGCAATAAAGGAAAGTCATTGTAGCctataaaccaaacaaaccaaatcCTAATGTCAGTCTTATCACTCTGCAGAGACGTATCTTGAGCAAGATGTACAATGCAAGCTTCATTTTAATGTCAAGTAAAAATTTATGTTACCACTGGATTGTAGACATTTCACTGGCAACACACCAGGCTCCATCAGTTCCACATACTCGTGGGGAGTCCAGGTATTTCAGCATCTGTGGGTTGTTTACAACATGATGTAACACGAGCATGCGTGCGACTGACTCACATGAATTATTGTGTAAATTAGTGTGGAATTACGTGGGAATGGATGTCAGGATACCACTCCCAGTAAAGGTTTAGGCTACTTGTTCAAAAGTCACCTGAAGTGACCTGAAAGTGATGCCCCTTCTCTCATTTGGTGGAGAAACGTTGAGGCGGTGATATTATGGCAGCATCGTAAGCAGCAGACAGGACCCTCGTTGTTGTCCAGTTTGAcacatatttcctcttttaaacatcaCCCAAACTATCTGTCCTCTCCATTTAGGATTTATGTTCGTGTTCGATGTTTGCTTTATGTTCTGCAGTAAATTAATAAACACCAGTAAGTGCTGTTTGCTCTGCCATGCTATGTCAGACATTTGTTGAGGGATTGTTTCTTTCAACGGTCTACACACATGTACTCCTCACTGCGCTTCACTGCAAAAATCTTTCAGACTATCAGTTACTCAAAGCACCACCCTTACACCCCGTATCAGACAGTTTTACACCAGTTCACTTTAATTACTCGCCAAAGATGGTCATGTGACCCACAGAATACCACAGTTGCCGCAGTTCTGTAGCATGGATGAAAACTCTTGGATGAgttgtgaaacattttcagtcCAGTACAAAGGTTTTGTTCGACTTGTACTAACTGGATAAATATAAAGAGATCTACTAAACTGCATATATCCACGGTTATtcttctgtgtcagtgtgtatatgagaggcacacacactcacacacacacacattgatttaACGGCAGGCTCCCCGTGCAGTGTAGTGCTTCAGTTATGTAAACTGGCCCAGGTTTGGAGCAAGTCAACCGTCAGGACTTTGCATCCTCACCAAGCCCCTGCAGCTGCTAATGCAAACAAGAAGCCCTCACTCGCTGCACAGAGGCCCGACTggatcagcacacacacacacacacatgcacgcacgcatgcatacacacacacacacatctgtagaCTCAAATTCAAATAGGAATGAAAAGCTTGATCCTACAACACGATATCCACTGCTTCAAAAGAGTCAAACTTTCtctaataaaataatcataagcatacaatcaaaaataaatgatggtgCTTTTTAAGTAATATTTTAAGAGATTGCAGAAAAAAATCCTAAATTTAATGATAAATTTCTTTGAATCAgacttttgaaaaacaaaatgcatgaCTCATTTAAACATATAGtaccaaataaaaaaacatttctaagcACGTGCCATGATTTTGAGCCATGAGATATtagtaataatactaataaataGCAATGTATTGATCCAGAACTTGTTAAACCATATTTTTTAACTAATCAATTTCAACCAAGATGTTCCTTCATTTGCATGTGttcatgactaaataattaaaaaccacaaatatacttttgttttttgtgtatttcacaTTTGTCAAATTCATTAAAGTAAAAGTGTTTTCCACTTTTAACCATTTGTACTTGTATCAACACCaaaattattaaatcaaatcaaatctttgccCATCTGTCTACCTCAGCTACTGTTCAACACCTTGTATTATCTGCTCTTTGAACATCGCCACATGTGCCCTGATTTCATGAGTACAAAAGTCATCTGCCAGCTGTATACGTAGAGCCATCAAATGGTTAAAGTGAAGTGTTCAAATTCAAATGACtaatttgtttgtctttgtttggaAAGAGCCGTTTCTCCCTGGCACAGCCAAAAGTGGAGTACGTGAGACACAAAGTGAAGAGCTCTTCATTTGCCTTGGCTGCAGCCCTGCTCTCCCGCGCAGCTGTCCCGGCCTTGTGGTCATTTGCGTCTCCACACGGCACTGTGATGGACAGGTTGAGGCCTCTCATAGTGGCATCAATGCATGGCTCCAGCTCTTAACCTTGGAGGCCCTAACATATACTCAGCGATGCTAAACCCAAGTACACTTCAACAGGAAGACTTGGGGGCTCTGTTTGCAGCTAAagcttcactacatttaaaaatccaaaacatACGAATTCAGGACTTGAAAATGCATGCTGCAGGAGAGTTCCAAGTGtagacaaaataacacaaaattcATGAAAAAATGCACTTTAACTTCAAGGTCACTAAATCATAGtttgaaaaactgcaaataaaatgGGTTATATTCATGCATCAGtgcagtttttcagtttttttcttttttaaccaATGCATCTCTCTTTTTTGGTATATTTAGTTGTCTGTCATATCAAAATGATTTCCAGAGTACTACACTGTAGCTAATTGGCACTTGATGTAACAAACTCAAATTTCAGAGGTTTTTGCACTTGTGATTTATTCACATCAAAGCTGAAATAGATTTTCATGAAGTGGttctgttattttgtcaaactCCTATGGCTAGTTGATTCTTCAGCTACTTGGAAACAGTACaataagctgtaaacacattgtttactgtataaagttgatgtgggggggggggggggggggggggtgacaattctctgtgggtttgtcaccagagtcatttcatccattgttagataaaaacaatgattaagcagctttaacaaaaaaaaacaagcaatcaAAGAATAATCTTAACAATTTGCATTCATTGTCACTcattcaaatattgtttttgaaaagagtgaaagtttgttttctttctaaatGAGAACCCTCTTTTCAAGTTTCACACCGTCCATTTGGCATGAGCTCAGAATCCTTTAAGTCACTGAAGCACATCAACATGTTGTAAAATGCTCTTGATCACAAATGTTGACAGTAGAGTCACCTCTCAGCAGCATAACTCATATTTTTAATCCACTAGCACAAACACCTAGATAAAAGGCTCATGAACAAATATTAACAGTAAATGCTGAACCAGGGCCAGATCATGATGCATAAGCAAACTATGGCAGCTATGAGCCTGAGATCCAGTAACAACGGGTACCTGAGAAATTACTCATCACTAATTGTTCACCGCCATAAAGCATAAGAAGCTGTTTTAGGCGAAGGGTGAGGTCCAATGCAAACTACATTGCATGTCCATCACATCTGTCAAAAGTTGAAGTAACTACACAATCAAATACACATTATTACAGTCATGTGGATAAGAGTGAATTAACCTAATGCAATATTCCATTGACACTGTGTCTTAAACAGACCACCCGaatttactgtttaaaaaaaacatttacgcCAACGGGTTCTCATTTTAATTCCAGTTATTTTTACTACACATACAGTTTCTACAATGTGTGTATAGTATATTTTACACTTTCTAATGTCTTTTATTATTGAGTTTTAATGCTTTGATGCAActtgctgcaaaaaaaaatccttgttgGGGATTTTTTCATAGATCTGAACTGAACTAAGTGACAGATAAAGCACATGGATGGGTGAAAAGATCCAAAAATTACACACTGTagcaactattttattttttatataaactttTATATCAGCTTTATAACTGTTAATATGATTTGCTTAATGATTTATATAAGAGCAGCCACATAAACATAGCCTTTAAACTTgtagatgtttattttaaataaaagtctaTAATAGTATTtacatcagagctgcaacttACAATTCTTCTCTTTATCGATTGATCTGTCAATTATTCTTTCAGTTAATGGTTTAGTAGGTATATTGTCACAAAAAAGTGACaacttgcttgttttgttcaaaaaatctaatttacaatcatataaaatcCTTACCTACATCAGAAACTAGTGAATCTGTGGCAGTTTTGCCTGATAAATGACCTAAAAGAATACTCAATAAActaatttacatatatttacatttgtgcTGTAAATGCTCATAATGACAAATAATTCTCCCAGACAACCaactacagtactacagtaaacacatttacaaCTTCAGGCAAATCACAACAATTAAACATTTGCCACCAGATAAAAATCTATATATCAATTTTTAAGTCaagcagcaaatatttgctGCAAACATCAAGCTGATCAAACTGTTTATCCCCAAAGAGAAATGCTGAAGTCAGCTTAAgcatgaaatataaatgaatcaCAGGTTTAAAGGTCACATAGACTTATTTCAAATTTATACTTCAAACCACTGGAGCTTTTTTTAAgttgtgtgtattgtattttattactttgAGTTTTCATACTGTGAGTGTTGTTATGTGgtgcatgttttaatgttttaatgaagtGTGTATAAATGAAAATAGTATCTGTGTCACATCAATAATGGCACAATATTGCACCAATAAGTTTCCTGTTGAATGTCTCCCTCATCATCTGGGGCTTTTTCAAAATACTAACACACACCAAGAAGGCTTTGAGAGATTCTAAAAAGCTGAGGACAGCTCTACACAGCTCTGAGTTTTACCTAACAGCTAGCAGGTATGTGGACCCAGAGCAGCTCCTAACCATCGCTGACTCTCCGTCATATAACAGGGCGACTCCAGTTCCAGCCCAGGAGAGTCACAGCCCCAGCCCTCCCCACTCGAATAAACCTTTCATCAAGGCTGTTGTCTGAGCAAACCTGCGCTCTCTCACCATGCTCTCGCTCTGACACATGCCCGCAGTGTTAACCCAGCCTGGTGTtgagtggtggtggtgtgcagccgtgttttcctctctgtttgtttaagAGATTAAGGTGGTGAACCCCGGCCCTGTGGAGTCCCCAGACTTCATACCAGTGGAGCTCCTCAGAGCGTCAGCATTGTCTACATCACTTGTGCCGGTGAAATTTAATAGTGGTCGAAGTCAGCTTAAAAGCCGAGCTTTCACCCATTAGTGAATCCAAGTAAGAGTTGGGTTACTTAAAATCAAATCTGCActacagaaatggaaaaaaatctgacattgtACTTTAAAACATATCCCACAAGTATTATCACTAATTCCTCAAAGACATTCACAATCAGAACCAACTTCGATGAACAATTTCCATGTTGAGAGTTGGTTATTCTTGTCTCCCGAGTTGTGTCCAGAGATTATGATAATAGCCTATATTTTGCATGCTGAAATCACAGGACGGCCTTTGTCTGGAAAACATTTACATCTCTTAACACAGCTGGCTTGCCCAACCACtggcacaaaacaaacaaggaagcaaggtagaaaaacaaCACGTAGGTTAAGTTACCACTAAAGAGGTCTTTTAGTGTTAAACGTCAAAACAACATGGACCATTTTggacttttttaaataaactgtgGTCGACTTCAGAGGTGAATTTGAATATTAAGAGGAGacaatgtttgttttgacagtttctTGTCATTGAAACTGAAAAGGTTTTACATGAAATAAATCTGATAGTTACAAGTACAAAAGTAACAAAAGGTGTACACTGGAAATACACTGTAAATAACATGTTTTGAGTAACAACAGGTGAAAACATTGTTAAAACTTATAATTAGAAAAGTGGACTGATCCAGATAGTTGATATTTATATATCAAACTTTATTGCATATGcacttaaaaaatgtcaaaacacttGAAATAGAAATTTCCACCACAAAGTATGCAGACTTTGTAAAACGTGAACAATAGACCCTTATGAAGCAGAGGTATGTCAAGAGCATGTGATGCTTGGGGAGGTGTGGCCCTTCAGGTGCTCTGTGTAGGTAATACGCTCTACAGGTAACACTGACTCATTCTAACACACACCTTAAACACCACGCATGGCACTCTCACACCTTAACACTTAAACTTTACCTGACAGCATACTGTGGGAATAAGCTGAATAAGCAGTGTGTTTAATGCAACAGGATTTCTTGgaaaaaacaccttttttcaactgtttttgaAGATCTGCTGGATTTGGACTCAAAGACAGTGAGTTGCTAAAAAAACATATGTGATCTTTCTAGCAGGATTTAATCTGTGTCCTCAGCTCAGACAGTGGGAATTTCTTCAAGACTGTGCAAGGACTAGTATCTACAGTAAGTTCACTTTGCAATCTTACTTTTTGCAGACGTTTTTGAACTGTCCATAACAATGCCAGTAGTCAAAGTGGAGAAAGATTCTTCAGCAGACACCTCTTTGGCTGCCTCCAACCCTTCGGTGCAGACAGAGGAGCAGCCAAGAGGTCGGAGGAGGAAGAGACCCCTTCAGAGAGGGAAGCCCCCCTATAGCTACATCGCACTCATCTCCATGGCCATAGCCAACTCCCCTGACCGCAAGCTGACTCTGGGGGGCATCTACAAATTCATAACAGAGCGCTTCCCCTTCTACAGAGACAATTCAAAGAAATGGCAGAACTCCATCCGCCATAACTTGACTCTCAATGATTGTTTTATCAAGATTCCTCGAGAGCCGGGGCGGCCAGGGAAGGGCAATTACTGGGCCTTGGACCCCAACGCTGAGGACATGTTTGAGAGCGGCAGTTTCCTGAGGCGCAGGAAGAGGTTCAAGCGCTGTGACTTGAGCACCTACGCCTCCTATGTGCATGAGACGCCGGTCTTCTCTCCTGTCCAGATTGCCAGATCCGCATATACCAACTCAGTCTACCCTAACATGACAGTTAGTCCACCCTACGGGCAGCAGCTCCCCTCTGCCTACTACCCCTCCTCATCCCCTCCTGGTTTCGGACCTGGTCAAACCCGCATGTTCAGTATCAATAACCTCATAGGACACCCGACTCCAGCCAGCATGCTTGGAGGCCAAGGGCCAGAGGTGATGCAGCAGAACAGCCGGAGCTTCAGTCCGGAGGGGCTTCCGAATGGATCCAGTCCCTGCAGCCTGGGAGCCGCAGGTTTCCAGAGCCAACCATGCGGAGGGGCCGTGCCATCCCACTCCAACACACATCCAGGGTTCACCTACTCCGGGCCAAATGGCCACCCACACCACCATACCCCCCAGGGCTCATATGGACAGGGCCACACCCAAGCGTATGGGGCGACAGGTCGCCTCCATTCATCAGGTCACGGGTCTGCAGAGACCCTGGACCACTACGGCAGGATCTCCCCTGTGCAGCTGGGCTCTTTCTCCCAGTATAACAGTGCTGCAGGTCCCATCGCCAACACTGGGGGTTACCTGAGACACCCCACATACCCAGGGAATATGGACAGGTTCGTGTCTGCTATCTGAGGTGCTGAGAACGTAGAGGGAACTGCATTTGAGCATCTCATGATCGTGTTGCCACATTAGAAACTTGAGATGGCACAAAGTGAGCCAGACATTtctgcacacaaacagtcattttattttattttttttgctttgatcATGACATTTATTAAGGACAAAACTGAACAGATTTGTTAAGAACACCTCTCCTGACACAACTGTGATTCACCCTTAAACCTGTTCTTCCATATCGATGATAATTTACTTCTAGCTACACACTATAAATCTGAATTTGAATGTCAAGGTGTCTTTGCagcatgtgagtgtgtaaattTCATCCTATGTCGTGTGTGGTTGcaagcttcttttttttgtcatgaattGAATGTGCACGTTTAATATTTACACTACTGGTGAGTTTAAATGACAGACTTTGAAATGTTAGTATAAATTATTGTGCTTCATGGTCATAGGCTTTGCAATAAGTGGCTTGTATGAAGAACATCAGCTTTAGTACATTTGCATGTATTTTGTTgccaaatgaaaatgcatattaGGTTGCCTTTTtggaaaataaactgaattaaatagctttttttgttcttcaagaataa is part of the Thunnus albacares chromosome 3, fThuAlb1.1, whole genome shotgun sequence genome and harbors:
- the foxe1 gene encoding forkhead box protein E1, whose product is MPVVKVEKDSSADTSLAASNPSVQTEEQPRGRRRKRPLQRGKPPYSYIALISMAIANSPDRKLTLGGIYKFITERFPFYRDNSKKWQNSIRHNLTLNDCFIKIPREPGRPGKGNYWALDPNAEDMFESGSFLRRRKRFKRCDLSTYASYVHETPVFSPVQIARSAYTNSVYPNMTVSPPYGQQLPSAYYPSSSPPGFGPGQTRMFSINNLIGHPTPASMLGGQGPEVMQQNSRSFSPEGLPNGSSPCSLGAAGFQSQPCGGAVPSHSNTHPGFTYSGPNGHPHHHTPQGSYGQGHTQAYGATGRLHSSGHGSAETLDHYGRISPVQLGSFSQYNSAAGPIANTGGYLRHPTYPGNMDRFVSAI